A window from Rhineura floridana isolate rRhiFlo1 chromosome 17, rRhiFlo1.hap2, whole genome shotgun sequence encodes these proteins:
- the LOC133371813 gene encoding uncharacterized protein LOC133371813, with amino-acid sequence MWIAKGQVQGWAPHGQSVWGADTWQNICTTASPSRVHVDHIDGVEAALANWASTKCWHQGVGPTWGQATQKNLPIMQDAEDCPMHKISGQSWGHIAHGGKPGSVWQSGIGPMPKNQRARYALICVNTYSGAGQAFPYAQATQQTILRDLEVLNSMHGTLQESQSDNDTHFKGKVKKWAEEKGVAWFYPPRAAALIERTSGPKQQIKLLTVRSDWKHWKGRNLEEASHLLSQRGLLEGGSPMERLVNPPSLQEAGGHVWVQLLEVVGLTAEEIPGWPL; translated from the exons ATGTGGATAGCTAAGGGACAAGTCCAAGGATGGGCTCCCCACGGGCAATCAGTCTGGGGAGCAGACACGTGGCAAAACATATGCACCACAGCCAGTCCGAGTAGGGTGCATGTGGACCATATAGATGGGGTGGAGGCAGCCCTGGCAAACTGGGCTAGCACAAAGTGCTGGCACCAGGGGGTGGGCCCCACCTGGGGACAGGCCACACAGAAGAATTTGCCCATTATGCAGGACGCAGAAGATTGCCCCATGCATAAAATATCAGGACAAAGTTGGGGCCATATAGCCCACGGAGGTAAGCCAGGATCAGTATGGCAAAGTGGCATTGGGCCCATGCCCAAGAACCAAAGAGCCCGCTATGCTCTAATATGTGTAAACACCTACAGTGGAGCAGGTCAGGCTTTCCCTTATGCTCAAGCAACCCAGCAGACTATCCTCAGAGACTTGGAAGTGCTGAACAGCATGCACGGCACTCTGCAAGAGAGCCAGAGCGACAATGACACCCATTTCAAGGGAAAAGTAAAGAAATGGGCAGAAGAGAAAGGGGTGGCTTGGTTCTACCCTCCAAGAGCAGCCGCCCTAATCGAAAGAACCAGCGGTCCGAAACAGCAAATCAAACTGCTGACAGTCAGGTCGGATTGGAAGCACTGGAAAGGAAGAAACCTGGAAGAAGCCAGCCATCTACTCAGTCAGAGAGGGCTCCTGGAGGGAGGGTCACCCATGGAGCGGCTTGTGAATCCTCCTTCGCTTCAGGAAGCAGGGGGGCACGTGTGGGTGCAGCTGCTGGAAGTTGTTGGCTTAACAGCAGAAGAG ATTCCTGGATGGCCTCTTTAA